Proteins found in one Salvia splendens isolate huo1 chromosome 10, SspV2, whole genome shotgun sequence genomic segment:
- the LOC121751079 gene encoding auxin-responsive protein IAA20-like produces MELQLELSLSTRPGPNVSLACNSKDGYVVGWPPVRWWRKQLWHRNRRGGGRAANSLYVKVKMEGVGITRKIDLRLHRSHRSLANSLIALFQKGEENVGYKVMYQNKEGEWLQAEDVTWECFIKSVRRLKLEKNGILS; encoded by the exons ATGGAGCTCCAATTGGAACTCTCCCTTTCAACCCGGCCCGGCCCAAATGTGAGTTTGGCCTGCAACAG CAAGGACGGATACGTGGTTGGTTGGCCGCCGGTGAGGTGGTGGAGGAAGCAGCTGTGGCACCGCAACCGGCGCGGCGGCGGGAGGGCGGCGAATTCGTTGTACGTCAAAGTGAAAATGGAAGGAGTTGGGATTACAAGGAAGATTGATTTGAGGCTCCATCGCTCCCATCGCTCGCTTGCTAACTCTCTCATTGCCTTGTTTCAAAAAG GTGAAGAAAATGTGGGATACAAAGTCATGTATCAGAACAAGGAAGGTGAATGGCTACAAGCAGAAGATGTGACATGGGA ATGCTTCATCAAGTCAGTTCGACGCTTGAAGTTGGAGAAGAATGGCATTTTATCGTAG